The following are from one region of the Candidatus Binatia bacterium genome:
- a CDS encoding DUF3604 domain-containing protein encodes MKIRVIMPILAALLIVASGCSDRDADTDALTVDPMTTEEPSDQGRFPRQQFPISDEIVEVPTGPNRDREAFFGDLHVHTAYSFDAYAFGTTAMPSDAYRYAKGEGLLHPGGFNVKLREPLDFYAVTDHAMFLGLVRAAADTSTEFSKLPLSEPLHDLNAPDNMSLLSVPQRIKTFGTFIPNVLTGLADGSVDKEIAARVTKSAWQDTIDAAEHFNEPGEFTTFVAYEYTSSSDDRGNLHRNVIFKDSDHLPAVPFSRFHSQNPEGLWDWMDGLREQGIESLAIPHNSNGSNGQMFKLVDWAGDPLDDTYAEQRARNEPLVEITQVKGTSDTHPALSDSDEWADFEIMPYRVATMLPSAPPGSYVRDALRRGLFLEERGVENPYKFGFIGSSDTHTGAISDDESNFFSKVGILDSTPQLRGSVPLGFFESMAAKWAQPNLVKELDGREYGWSATATYGASGLAAVWAEENTRAAIYDAFRRKETFATSGPRMRVRFFAGFDLDEDLLNAHDVVSQAYARGVTMGADLPAKGIDRPSFLAWATRDPKGTPLQRLQIIKGWSDADGTYERVYDIACSEGAKPDPKTHRCPDNGAKVNISTCEISTDTGSDELSAVWSDPDFDPAQRAFYYVRALENPTCRWSTWDAVRAGVEPRPDLPQTLQERAWSSPIWYLPTGETAPAAGAL; translated from the coding sequence ATGAAAATTCGAGTCATCATGCCGATACTGGCAGCCCTGCTGATCGTCGCCTCTGGATGTTCCGACCGCGACGCGGACACCGACGCGCTCACGGTCGACCCCATGACCACCGAGGAGCCCAGTGACCAGGGCCGGTTCCCGAGACAGCAGTTTCCGATCAGCGACGAGATCGTCGAGGTTCCGACGGGGCCGAACCGTGACCGGGAAGCGTTCTTCGGAGACCTGCACGTCCATACCGCCTACTCCTTTGACGCGTACGCCTTCGGGACTACCGCGATGCCGTCCGACGCCTACCGATACGCGAAGGGCGAGGGCCTTCTGCACCCGGGCGGCTTCAACGTGAAGCTCCGCGAGCCCCTCGATTTCTATGCGGTTACCGACCACGCGATGTTCCTCGGCCTCGTTCGCGCGGCCGCCGACACATCCACCGAGTTCTCGAAGCTGCCGCTGTCTGAGCCACTCCACGACCTCAACGCCCCCGACAACATGAGCCTTCTGAGCGTGCCGCAGCGGATCAAGACCTTCGGAACCTTCATCCCCAACGTGCTCACCGGGCTCGCGGACGGATCGGTCGACAAAGAGATCGCCGCTCGGGTCACGAAGAGCGCGTGGCAGGACACCATCGACGCGGCCGAGCACTTCAATGAACCCGGAGAGTTCACGACGTTCGTCGCGTACGAGTACACGTCGTCGTCCGACGACCGCGGCAACCTCCACCGCAACGTGATCTTCAAAGACAGCGACCACCTTCCCGCGGTCCCGTTCTCCCGGTTTCATTCGCAGAACCCCGAAGGCCTGTGGGACTGGATGGACGGCCTCCGCGAACAGGGCATCGAGAGCCTGGCGATCCCGCACAACTCCAACGGCTCGAACGGCCAGATGTTCAAGCTCGTCGATTGGGCGGGCGATCCCCTCGATGACACGTACGCGGAGCAACGCGCGCGCAACGAACCTCTTGTTGAGATCACGCAGGTGAAGGGAACATCGGACACGCATCCCGCCCTATCCGACTCCGACGAATGGGCCGACTTCGAGATCATGCCCTACCGAGTCGCCACGATGCTGCCCAGCGCGCCTCCTGGCAGCTATGTGCGCGATGCGCTCCGGCGCGGACTCTTTCTCGAGGAGCGCGGTGTCGAAAACCCCTACAAATTCGGCTTCATCGGCTCGAGCGATACGCATACAGGCGCGATCTCGGACGACGAATCCAACTTCTTCTCGAAGGTCGGAATCCTCGACAGCACCCCACAGCTCCGCGGCTCCGTACCCTTGGGCTTCTTCGAATCGATGGCCGCGAAGTGGGCGCAACCGAATCTCGTGAAGGAATTGGATGGACGAGAGTACGGCTGGAGCGCGACCGCAACATACGGCGCCTCCGGGCTCGCGGCCGTCTGGGCGGAAGAGAACACGCGCGCGGCGATCTACGACGCGTTCCGCCGCAAAGAGACCTTCGCGACCTCCGGCCCGCGGATGCGCGTGCGCTTCTTCGCCGGCTTCGACCTGGACGAGGACCTACTCAACGCCCACGACGTCGTCAGCCAAGCGTACGCACGTGGCGTGACGATGGGCGCCGACCTGCCGGCGAAGGGAATCGACCGACCGAGCTTCCTGGCGTGGGCGACGCGCGACCCCAAGGGCACACCCCTTCAGCGCCTGCAGATCATCAAGGGATGGTCGGACGCCGATGGGACGTACGAACGCGTCTACGACATCGCTTGCTCCGAGGGCGCGAAGCCCGATCCGAAAACGCACCGTTGCCCGGACAACGGAGCCAAGGTCAACATCAGCACCTGCGAGATCTCGACCGACACCGGCAGCGACGAGCTTAGCGCCGTCTGGTCCGACCCTGACTTCGACCCGGCGCAACGCGCGTTCTACTACGTTCGCGCTCTCGAGAACCCGACGTGCCGCTGGTCGACCTGGGACGCGGTCCGCGCCGGCGTCGAACCGCGACCGGACCTGCCGCAGACCTTGCAGGAGAGAGCCTGGTCCTCCCCGATCTGGTACCTGCCGACCGGCGAGACAGCGCCCGCGGCCGGCGCGCTCTGA
- a CDS encoding MFS transporter — MKLSVSAAEASQSRPPTALPAMKRNASVPFSTKLLYGSGSLAVGAKNAVFDIFLLYYETNVLGLPGAMAGLSVFLTMCVDAVSDPLMGSISDHFRSRFGRRHLFMYMAALPVALSLYGLLSPPEGLGTAGLFVWLTVLSIAVRLSLTLYQVPSDALAPELTDDYDERTTIAGLRALFEFGGTVGLALVAWTMFFPNFEGGRNDPQAYVSVATAAAVMAFVAILVCTVGTHNLIPSLRKPQSSFSSTRLVSDLREAWGNHSYRMILIATMIGAIGMGFDEAFRLYMTTYFWEFDDSDQAVLLGMVVLAVPVAVVAARQISLFLDKRRAATGLMAFAIVFSPLPIFARFLHILPENGDPRLLPIIAGHAAISLGSFLALMILMRSMIQDSVDENELITGERQEGVFVAAIAFAGKAVSGVGNLLGGITLQLIAFPARAIPGTVPQNKVDLLGWAVGPWIIVLNLVALSFLRKYPITRERYREIVAELSRRKALK, encoded by the coding sequence ATGAAGCTCAGCGTATCGGCGGCAGAGGCTTCGCAGTCGCGGCCGCCCACGGCGCTTCCCGCCATGAAACGCAATGCATCCGTACCGTTTTCGACGAAGCTCCTCTACGGAAGTGGCTCGCTCGCCGTCGGTGCGAAGAACGCCGTCTTCGACATCTTCCTGCTGTACTACGAGACCAACGTTCTGGGCTTGCCCGGAGCCATGGCGGGCTTGTCGGTGTTTCTCACGATGTGCGTCGATGCGGTGAGCGATCCGCTGATGGGTTCCATCTCCGATCACTTCCGCTCTCGCTTCGGGCGGCGTCATCTCTTCATGTACATGGCGGCACTTCCTGTCGCGCTGAGTCTCTACGGCCTTCTGAGTCCTCCCGAAGGTCTCGGTACGGCCGGTCTGTTCGTCTGGCTCACGGTCCTGTCGATCGCGGTCCGGCTCTCGCTCACCCTGTACCAGGTGCCGAGCGACGCTCTCGCTCCTGAGTTGACGGATGACTACGACGAGCGCACCACGATCGCCGGCCTGCGGGCTCTCTTCGAGTTCGGTGGGACCGTCGGCTTGGCGCTCGTGGCGTGGACGATGTTCTTTCCGAACTTCGAAGGCGGCCGCAACGATCCGCAGGCGTACGTCTCGGTCGCGACGGCAGCAGCGGTGATGGCGTTCGTTGCGATCCTCGTCTGCACGGTAGGAACGCACAACCTGATTCCAAGCCTGCGGAAGCCCCAGTCGTCGTTCAGTTCGACGCGGTTGGTGAGTGATCTGCGCGAGGCGTGGGGGAACCATTCGTATCGGATGATCCTGATCGCCACGATGATCGGCGCGATCGGAATGGGGTTCGACGAGGCCTTCCGCCTGTACATGACGACGTACTTCTGGGAGTTCGACGATTCCGATCAGGCGGTCCTGCTGGGCATGGTCGTTCTTGCAGTACCGGTCGCGGTCGTTGCGGCCCGACAGATCAGCCTGTTCCTCGACAAACGACGCGCCGCGACCGGGCTCATGGCCTTCGCGATCGTCTTCTCGCCGCTGCCGATCTTCGCGCGATTTCTCCATATCCTCCCGGAGAACGGCGATCCGCGGCTTCTGCCGATCATCGCCGGCCATGCGGCGATCAGCCTCGGTAGCTTCCTGGCGCTGATGATCCTCATGCGGTCGATGATTCAGGACTCCGTCGACGAGAACGAACTGATCACGGGCGAGCGTCAGGAAGGGGTGTTCGTCGCGGCGATCGCGTTCGCAGGGAAGGCGGTCTCCGGCGTAGGGAATCTTCTCGGCGGCATCACGCTGCAACTCATCGCGTTCCCGGCCCGGGCGATTCCGGGGACGGTGCCGCAGAACAAGGTCGACCTGCTGGGTTGGGCCGTCGGCCCGTGGATCATCGTGCTCAATCTGGTCGCGCTGTCGTTCCTGCGAAAGTATCCGATCACGCGCGAGCGGTACCGGGAGATCGTGGCGGAGCTGTCGCGCCGCAAGGCTCTCAAGTGA
- a CDS encoding nuclear transport factor 2 family protein, with amino-acid sequence MTGIERMSGDRVVDRWEIQDLTNAYADAVDGHDWPRFGALFTPDARIDYREAGGIAGTPAELGAWMPQAMAAFKWSLHSMSTHTVVFEKADAARGTLHVLARHGVDFEGTEELMDVGAIYEDRYVRTAAGWRFAERIERTKYIVGGRFADLVRQAASGGK; translated from the coding sequence ATGACGGGTATCGAGCGGATGTCCGGCGACCGGGTGGTCGATCGGTGGGAGATCCAAGACCTGACCAACGCCTACGCGGACGCGGTAGACGGACACGACTGGCCGCGATTCGGAGCGCTTTTCACTCCGGATGCCCGGATCGACTATCGCGAAGCCGGCGGCATCGCCGGAACCCCCGCCGAGCTCGGGGCCTGGATGCCGCAGGCGATGGCCGCCTTCAAATGGAGCCTGCACTCCATGTCGACGCACACCGTGGTTTTCGAGAAGGCAGACGCCGCTCGGGGGACTCTGCACGTCCTCGCCCGACACGGCGTCGACTTCGAGGGAACAGAAGAGCTGATGGACGTCGGCGCGATCTACGAGGACCGCTATGTCCGCACGGCGGCCGGCTGGCGCTTCGCGGAGCGCATCGAACGAACCAAGTACATCGTCGGTGGTCGGTTTGCCGATCTCGTGCGCCAAGCAGCCAGCGGTGGCAAATGA
- a CDS encoding methyltransferase domain-containing protein yields the protein MSDPIVSDPSELAPHLVRRSDESDDRRFYQQPRLVTHVDDATIAALTKVYRDRIPAGASILDFMSSWISHLPSDIDYERVAGQGMNAVELGENPRLTDRLVHDLNAAPTLPYEDESFDFAISAFSAQYLTQPVTVFFSIAKKLRPAGTILVAVSHRVFPTKAIHAWQALPPSERPRLVEKCFEQAGRFTDIETTDHSPTGADPLWIVSARKA from the coding sequence GTGAGCGACCCGATCGTGAGCGATCCCTCGGAGCTCGCACCTCACCTCGTTCGCAGGTCCGACGAATCGGACGATCGTAGGTTCTACCAGCAACCGCGCCTGGTCACCCACGTCGACGATGCCACGATCGCCGCACTCACGAAGGTGTACCGCGATAGGATCCCGGCCGGCGCATCGATCCTCGACTTCATGTCGTCGTGGATCTCGCACCTCCCTTCGGATATCGACTACGAACGGGTCGCCGGGCAGGGCATGAACGCAGTCGAACTCGGTGAGAACCCTAGACTCACCGACCGCCTGGTCCATGACCTCAACGCCGCGCCGACGCTCCCCTACGAAGACGAGTCGTTCGACTTCGCGATCAGCGCCTTCTCGGCGCAGTACCTCACGCAGCCGGTCACGGTGTTCTTCTCGATCGCGAAAAAACTTCGGCCCGCCGGGACCATTCTCGTCGCGGTGTCGCACCGCGTGTTCCCGACCAAGGCCATCCATGCCTGGCAGGCCCTGCCGCCGAGCGAGCGCCCCCGACTCGTCGAAAAATGCTTCGAGCAGGCCGGACGGTTCACTGACATCGAAACCACCGATCACTCACCCACAGGCGCCGACCCTCTATGGATCGTCAGCGCACGGAAAGCGTGA
- a CDS encoding thioesterase family protein: MIDFEAELREAFDPTAGTLTVSDVWEGFPATAFGGFVAAASLVAVSGAAEHPRPLSFSTRFHRPVPAGRAVKVEIEPERLGRLVDALTAPVQSDGKLLAAEGTSQAALVPMLT; encoded by the coding sequence GTGATCGACTTCGAAGCGGAACTACGGGAGGCGTTCGACCCGACCGCCGGAACTCTTACGGTCTCGGATGTCTGGGAGGGCTTTCCCGCAACGGCCTTCGGCGGATTCGTTGCCGCCGCAAGCCTGGTCGCGGTCTCCGGAGCCGCGGAACACCCCCGCCCCCTGAGCTTCTCCACCCGATTCCATCGACCGGTCCCGGCCGGGCGAGCGGTTAAGGTGGAAATCGAACCAGAGCGCCTCGGCCGGCTTGTCGATGCGCTGACCGCGCCGGTCCAGAGTGACGGCAAGCTCCTCGCCGCGGAGGGAACGAGCCAGGCAGCGCTCGTTCCCATGCTGACGTGA
- a CDS encoding phosphotransferase: MTGPISFPTSVEELRTDLLTAVLSARTPGVIVDGFEVVVTKHAGEGVASTADRVVLELTYGAGSPPGLPTRLILKTMLVGPHAPPEMYETEVRFYDEIRPGLDAEMPQAFGCHFAPESGSFGLLMEDLEKRDARFPNALDTVTLPEIESLLTQLATVHARFWRSPRLRTDLAWVPTPMQGGMADIFTKFGREFVQSQVDQHPFKQELIAPLGRSVSELWELLTRVREEQTALPPTLLHGDPHIGNTYLLPGERGGLLDFQLLTRGCFAHDVIYLMVTGLATEVRRTHQRSLLEHYLDRLRAAGVTDPPEAEEAWLLCRKASLWGLVIGWLICPPANYGVEITTENIARTVAAVQDLDAIAAIT, from the coding sequence ATGACTGGACCCATCTCCTTCCCGACGAGCGTAGAGGAGCTGAGGACCGACCTCCTGACCGCCGTTCTCTCGGCCCGAACCCCCGGTGTGATCGTCGACGGCTTCGAGGTCGTGGTCACGAAGCACGCCGGAGAAGGGGTCGCCTCCACCGCAGACCGAGTCGTGCTCGAACTCACGTATGGCGCCGGCTCACCGCCGGGGCTCCCGACCAGATTGATCCTGAAGACGATGCTCGTCGGCCCACACGCCCCGCCGGAGATGTACGAGACGGAGGTCCGCTTCTACGACGAGATTCGACCAGGCCTCGACGCGGAGATGCCACAGGCATTCGGTTGTCACTTCGCACCCGAGTCGGGCTCGTTCGGACTTCTCATGGAAGACCTCGAGAAGCGCGACGCGCGCTTCCCGAATGCCCTCGACACCGTCACGCTGCCCGAGATCGAATCCCTGCTCACGCAGCTCGCCACGGTCCACGCTCGCTTCTGGCGCAGCCCACGCCTCCGCACCGATCTCGCGTGGGTCCCCACGCCGATGCAGGGTGGGATGGCCGACATCTTCACGAAGTTCGGCCGCGAATTCGTGCAGAGCCAGGTGGATCAGCATCCGTTCAAGCAGGAGCTCATCGCGCCGCTCGGACGATCGGTCTCCGAGCTCTGGGAGCTGCTGACCCGCGTTCGGGAGGAGCAGACCGCTCTGCCCCCGACCCTACTTCATGGCGACCCACACATCGGGAACACATATCTCCTGCCTGGCGAGCGTGGCGGACTCCTCGACTTCCAGCTTCTGACGCGAGGCTGCTTCGCCCACGACGTGATCTACCTGATGGTGACCGGGCTCGCGACGGAGGTCCGCCGCACCCACCAGCGCTCGCTCCTCGAACACTACCTCGACCGACTCCGCGCCGCCGGCGTCACCGACCCTCCCGAGGCCGAAGAGGCCTGGCTCCTGTGCCGAAAGGCGTCCCTGTGGGGGCTCGTGATCGGATGGCTGATCTGCCCGCCGGCGAACTACGGCGTCGAGATTACGACCGAGAACATCGCGCGGACCGTCGCCGCAGTTCAGGACCTGGACGCCATCGCCGCAATCACTTGA
- a CDS encoding Ig-like domain-containing protein: MKQLLAVLLLLMSCVFAGPVISLADEPELDDLLVEPAVIELGPGEEADLKVTGLYDDGSTADLTGAVSFDSEDEDVVIVVGSTVIAVGDGDTEIRVEHLPTGVRTDDPPQVTVWEILELTIAPTAVTIEVGEDVRLSALAELEDGRMGFDVTGVVEWESSEEAVAVVSNGLVDGLSAGEADIQVRDPASGTESEDDAAVVTVEPAPDPNAELLEVIASPEAAAALIGDVVALTVLGEFDDDTIRDITSEVTYQSNRPAIASVDSAGRVYALSPGTASIRVDHVPSGRSTSDRPEIWVGEMEQLHLSPASAQLMIAQELPLAALATFDNGLGADVSEEVLWSSDQASVAVVSGVAGTRGRVTGMFPGTANISAVHGVTGIASPVSEGEITVLAPTPTPGPSATPTPEFTPFVEQIRDLVFDPAIVRLLPGDSAPLLVTAVHHDGSMTDVTDRVVLRVRNRGVATIDSGVVTAWAEGRTTVHAHDPLSGRSGRMKGRIEVTRMLRLRISPARTSLLVGEQGPFTALADFDDGQTNVDVTARVVWDVASGAGIGEVDDGINKGLATGLSDGLAVLRVVDPVSGMSSDATTGRLAIGSAPVEDPAELVGLRFDPSHLVVAKRADQVFSVEGVLVDGSTVPIPIGDLQLRSAQRRVAHARASGLVRGRRPGIATIEVVHPATGVTAWLPVTVRSHQRIVVDPASNVVEVGQVIDLGATATYNDGTGPFDETATLRWRSLDPDLAELDGDVPGRVIARAEGIAIIEASDRGSRTRSDAKSGVVHVVTGLVSVSVEPRAVALSVAGTQVFQALGHYSDGSVVDLTSEVDWSVGSTAVASIARGALVRANADGDTRVIATHRDTGIASVGLERAVVVVGRTLVGFQVSPEPGLRESPRRSLLDAGQTARLYGLGLLDGGGVVDRTDDLLWFSTNPTAVAVTQSGLVTCRSIGSSSIFVIDPAPLLTSTDTLGDTTVRCHAASVARIEVRPKKANVDYPDGRNLRSFRIYTDGHEVDVTAKSQWTSGDPAALSVESTGPNGGRVTGLDDGIVTVTAYDVAFGFSAEGVITARKVRVDLRIFESVPEADKDGVFRGQVGEPLKLKARVEYASGATQGVNQIPTWTSSNPAVLAMGADAGLQPNWGQMVGVGTATITATWPADEFSAELTDIVEIEVEP, encoded by the coding sequence ATGAAACAACTCCTCGCCGTACTTCTCCTTCTGATGTCCTGCGTCTTCGCCGGCCCGGTGATCTCGCTCGCGGACGAACCCGAGCTGGATGACTTGCTCGTCGAGCCCGCAGTGATCGAGCTCGGTCCCGGGGAAGAGGCCGATCTCAAAGTGACCGGGCTCTACGACGACGGCTCGACGGCCGACCTCACGGGGGCCGTCTCGTTCGATAGTGAAGACGAAGACGTGGTGATCGTCGTCGGCTCGACCGTGATCGCGGTGGGCGACGGCGACACGGAGATCCGCGTGGAGCACCTCCCCACGGGCGTGCGCACCGACGATCCGCCGCAAGTAACCGTGTGGGAGATCCTGGAACTCACGATCGCACCGACGGCCGTGACGATCGAGGTAGGGGAAGACGTGCGCCTCAGCGCGCTCGCAGAGCTGGAAGACGGTCGGATGGGCTTCGACGTCACGGGCGTGGTCGAATGGGAGTCCAGTGAGGAGGCTGTCGCCGTCGTTTCGAACGGACTCGTCGATGGACTTTCGGCCGGAGAGGCCGACATCCAGGTCCGCGATCCGGCTTCGGGAACGGAGTCGGAGGACGACGCGGCGGTGGTGACCGTCGAACCGGCCCCCGACCCGAATGCGGAGCTGTTGGAGGTGATCGCGTCGCCGGAGGCGGCGGCGGCGCTCATCGGCGACGTCGTCGCACTCACCGTTCTCGGCGAGTTCGACGATGACACGATCCGCGACATCACGTCCGAGGTAACGTATCAGAGCAACCGTCCGGCGATCGCGTCGGTGGACAGCGCGGGGCGCGTGTACGCGCTGTCGCCCGGCACCGCGAGCATCCGAGTGGACCACGTCCCCTCGGGGCGGTCGACGTCCGATCGTCCGGAGATCTGGGTCGGAGAGATGGAGCAGCTCCACCTCAGCCCGGCGAGCGCCCAGTTGATGATCGCACAAGAGCTTCCTCTGGCCGCGCTCGCAACCTTCGACAATGGCCTGGGTGCGGACGTGTCCGAGGAAGTGCTCTGGTCGTCGGATCAGGCTTCTGTCGCCGTCGTCTCGGGCGTCGCGGGGACGCGCGGCCGGGTGACCGGGATGTTTCCCGGCACTGCGAATATCTCCGCCGTGCATGGGGTGACGGGCATTGCCTCCCCGGTAAGTGAAGGGGAGATCACGGTCTTGGCTCCCACGCCGACGCCGGGGCCGTCCGCGACGCCGACACCGGAGTTCACCCCGTTTGTCGAACAGATCCGGGATCTGGTGTTCGATCCGGCCATCGTTCGTCTTCTGCCGGGCGACAGTGCACCGCTTCTCGTCACCGCCGTCCATCACGACGGCTCGATGACGGACGTGACCGACCGCGTCGTGCTCCGCGTTCGGAATCGCGGCGTGGCGACGATCGATTCGGGCGTGGTTACGGCTTGGGCGGAAGGACGTACGACCGTGCATGCGCACGATCCGCTGTCGGGTCGGAGCGGACGGATGAAGGGTCGCATCGAGGTCACGCGGATGCTCCGGCTCCGGATCTCGCCGGCGAGGACGAGCCTCCTCGTGGGAGAGCAGGGCCCGTTCACGGCGCTTGCGGACTTCGATGACGGCCAGACGAACGTCGACGTCACCGCGCGCGTCGTGTGGGACGTCGCATCCGGAGCCGGCATCGGGGAGGTCGACGACGGCATCAACAAGGGACTCGCGACCGGACTGTCCGATGGCCTCGCCGTCCTTCGCGTGGTTGATCCTGTCTCCGGCATGAGCTCCGATGCGACTACCGGGCGCCTGGCCATCGGTTCGGCTCCGGTCGAGGATCCGGCCGAACTGGTGGGGCTGCGGTTCGACCCAAGCCACCTCGTCGTCGCGAAGCGGGCTGACCAGGTGTTCTCGGTGGAGGGCGTGCTGGTCGACGGCTCCACCGTTCCGATTCCGATCGGAGATCTTCAGCTTCGGTCCGCTCAACGCCGCGTGGCGCATGCTCGAGCGAGCGGGCTCGTTCGCGGTCGTCGCCCCGGGATTGCGACGATCGAAGTGGTGCATCCGGCAACGGGAGTCACGGCGTGGCTGCCCGTCACGGTGCGTTCGCACCAGCGGATCGTCGTCGATCCGGCGTCAAACGTCGTCGAGGTCGGGCAGGTGATCGATCTTGGCGCGACCGCGACCTATAACGACGGAACGGGGCCCTTCGACGAAACGGCGACTCTTCGCTGGCGGTCGCTGGATCCCGATCTCGCAGAGCTCGATGGAGATGTGCCGGGCAGGGTGATCGCTCGCGCGGAGGGCATCGCGATCATCGAAGCGAGTGATCGGGGATCGCGAACCCGTTCCGACGCGAAGAGCGGTGTGGTCCACGTCGTGACGGGGCTCGTGTCCGTCTCGGTGGAGCCGCGCGCCGTCGCACTCTCGGTTGCGGGCACGCAGGTGTTCCAGGCGCTCGGTCACTATTCGGACGGGAGCGTGGTCGATCTGACCAGTGAGGTGGATTGGTCCGTCGGCTCGACGGCCGTGGCGTCGATCGCTCGCGGCGCTCTTGTCCGGGCGAATGCCGACGGCGACACGCGGGTGATCGCCACCCATCGGGATACGGGCATCGCGTCGGTGGGTCTCGAGCGCGCGGTCGTTGTCGTGGGTCGTACGCTCGTCGGGTTCCAGGTGTCCCCGGAGCCGGGGTTGCGCGAAAGTCCGCGTCGGAGTCTCCTCGATGCGGGGCAGACCGCCCGATTGTACGGACTCGGGCTTCTTGACGGGGGCGGGGTCGTGGATCGCACGGACGATCTTCTCTGGTTCTCGACGAATCCGACGGCGGTGGCGGTTACGCAGTCGGGCCTCGTCACCTGCCGTTCGATCGGTTCCTCCAGCATCTTTGTGATCGATCCCGCTCCGCTGCTCACGTCGACGGACACGTTGGGCGACACGACCGTGAGGTGCCACGCCGCTTCCGTCGCACGCATCGAGGTTCGTCCAAAAAAGGCGAACGTCGACTATCCCGACGGCCGGAATCTGCGCTCGTTCCGGATCTATACCGACGGCCACGAGGTCGACGTCACTGCGAAATCCCAGTGGACGTCGGGAGACCCCGCGGCGCTTAGCGTCGAGTCGACGGGGCCGAACGGGGGCCGGGTGACCGGGCTCGACGACGGGATCGTCACGGTGACGGCATACGACGTGGCCTTCGGCTTCAGTGCCGAGGGCGTCATCACCGCGCGCAAAGTTCGGGTCGACCTGAGGATCTTCGAGAGCGTCCCCGAGGCCGACAAGGATGGCGTGTTCCGAGGCCAGGTGGGCGAGCCGTTGAAACTGAAGGCGCGCGTCGAGTACGCCTCCGGGGCAACGCAGGGGGTGAACCAGATTCCCACGTGGACGTCGTCGAACCCGGCCGTCCTTGCGATGGGCGCCGACGCGGGGCTCCAGCCGAACTGGGGGCAGATGGTGGGCGTCGGCACCGCGACGATCACGGCGACGTGGCCCGCGGACGAGTTTTCCGCCGAGCTGACGGACATCGTCGAAATAGAGGTCGAGCCTTGA
- a CDS encoding TauD/TfdA family dioxygenase, producing the protein MIYQGIKLRRVTGSLGAEVSGVNLGALDDATFGEIHQALLENEVIFFRDSGLDDEAQMAFAHRFGQPSVFPLLKLMGATGPTFQVIEDGPDSPNEADYWHTDVTWTTEPPKVALLRAGVVPEVGGDTMWGSMTTAYEALSSTMQELLAGLEVVHDNESFIEAASRKMGDSEEARKLLDELREKYPPVTHPLVRTHPETGRRALLWGGDFMRRIDGMTDDESTAMLAFLRRHIEQSRFHCRWSWQSGDLAIWDERSTVHRVVNDHFPQRRSVHRCVVDGDRPFFDPARRVASIGHSAAAVRNRAGMPGLPGMRG; encoded by the coding sequence ATGATCTACCAGGGAATCAAGCTGCGTCGCGTCACTGGCAGCCTGGGGGCCGAGGTCTCCGGCGTGAATCTCGGCGCGCTGGACGACGCCACATTCGGGGAGATTCACCAGGCCCTGCTCGAGAACGAGGTGATCTTCTTCCGGGATTCCGGGCTCGACGACGAGGCGCAGATGGCGTTCGCGCACCGCTTCGGTCAGCCCAGCGTCTTCCCGTTGCTGAAGCTCATGGGTGCGACCGGCCCCACGTTCCAGGTGATCGAAGACGGTCCGGACAGCCCGAACGAGGCGGACTACTGGCACACCGACGTTACGTGGACCACGGAGCCGCCGAAGGTCGCTCTCCTGCGCGCAGGGGTCGTTCCTGAGGTGGGCGGCGACACGATGTGGGGTTCGATGACGACGGCGTACGAGGCGCTTTCGTCGACCATGCAGGAGTTGCTCGCCGGTCTCGAGGTGGTGCACGACAACGAGTCGTTCATCGAGGCGGCCAGCCGTAAGATGGGCGACTCGGAAGAGGCGCGTAAACTCCTGGATGAATTGCGAGAGAAGTACCCGCCGGTCACGCATCCGCTCGTTCGCACGCATCCGGAGACCGGACGGCGAGCCCTCCTGTGGGGTGGCGACTTCATGCGTCGAATCGATGGCATGACGGACGACGAGAGCACTGCGATGCTCGCGTTCCTGCGTCGACACATCGAGCAGTCACGCTTTCATTGCCGGTGGTCGTGGCAGTCGGGCGACCTCGCGATCTGGGACGAGCGCTCGACGGTGCACCGGGTCGTGAACGACCACTTCCCACAGCGCCGGAGCGTCCATCGGTGTGTGGTCGACGGTGACCGGCCGTTCTTCGATCCCGCGCGTCGCGTAGCCTCTATAGGGCACTCTGCGGCCGCGGTTCGGAACCGTGCAGGCATGCCCGGCCTGCCTGGAATGCGGGGGTAG